Genomic segment of Prionailurus viverrinus isolate Anna chromosome B4, UM_Priviv_1.0, whole genome shotgun sequence:
AGGAATCAGTTCAAATTAGGGGCTCAAATTAGGGGTAGAGACGCTCTGAGCCACACAAGCCTACCCTGGTGATGAGgtggagggagaagagacagactACAGGAAACATTAACGCACAGAGGAGCACAGGGTAGAACACAACACAGAAAGGTGGGTTCCGTCCAGCGAGGAAGCTCTCTACCCCTGGCGACCCTTCCCACGCTCAGGGGCCTCCAGTCCGACGGCCCATTGGTCACAAGCTTCGCTTTAGGAAACAGAGccaccctcctctgcccctgcttCTGGCTGCCTCACTCCCCTGCTCAGAGTTTGATTTTGAATTCTGTGGGCTGTGTAGTCACAGAGGCCCCTGAGGACTTGAAGAGCGCTTTCAGGATGGTGTCAGGGTCCACTTCGGCAGGAGGGTTGGAGGAGGCAGTAGAATTCACCCTGCGAGGCAACTCACTCTCCTTTTTCACTGAGGGGCTGTCACTCAGCCGTCTGTGGAGAGCAGAGAAGAGTCAAAATCCTTGTCAGTTCCCCCTCGGATGGGGAGGGAACCCACCATTTACCAAGCAGGTTACGAAAGCTGGGCGCTGAACGTAACGCTCTCCACACCCCTCGATCTCATTACATTCGGTAGCCTGTTGTGATCAGGGGTTTTAGGTTTAGGAAACACTCCGTATGTCCTTGAGGGGTGGTCACACACGTCAGCTTAGTATGGATTTGGAGAAGTCTTGAAGTACAGAAACTGAATTCACTCCGTTTAGCGTAATGGTTCCCAAACTTATTAGGTCATTAAAACCCTCATTTTTCAGAATACAACTTATTCCTGGAACACAGCTTTAAAAACTTGTCCAAATCACACAATTCAACATCTaaggttcaaatcctggtccTTCTAAATTTCAACGTCCGTCTGCCTGCCCCACCGACCTTGGCAGGTCTACTATCCTCCTGAGGTTTttgtctcctcatctataaaagatgTCCTGCCAGGCTACATTTTATGCATCTCAGGCTCTGAAAAATCTTCAGTCCTGGGCCAGACATGTATGTgcaggtgtaaaaaaaaaaaaaacagggctgGCACCGGGTACCGTCTCCATCAGGGTCAATGACAAGGAGGTGGGAGTTTTCCAATCACCTGGGTGGTGCACACAGCTGTACAAAGGACACAAGTGGCCTGCTCTCCACTTCCTTCTGAGGTATCTCTAAATTATAAAGCTGAGGACAAGGTCTTAACGCTAGCTCGTGGGGTCAACCCCTGCGGAAATGACAAGACGTCTCACTCTGTACAAAATTCAGCACTCCAACTGACCACCTGCCAGCAGAGCGGAGGAAACGGAACAGAGGAAAGCGGCTCTGCAGGCAAGTTACCCCGAGGAGAAGAGACAATCACACAGAGTAAAACAAGGAGATAAGCTCCACTCTGTCCCCAGCACCACTGCCTTTGGAACTTACAGCAGAATGGGCTGGTCTGAGGTGATAACGTTCCCATTCATGTGAAGGTTGCACTTCATTGGTTGTCctgaaaaagagcaaaaaagagaaagctcTGCCATGAGATTTCGGCCTAGGACAAAAGGCCAAGGGCTGTGACCTCTGCACCCACCACTGGCAGCTCTGGCTCCGTGACCGTGACCGTGACCAGGGATGGAGCGGCCAGGCTTTGGGGATCCCCGGCTGAGGGCTATGAAACCTCAGCAATGACAGCACCAAAATGCAAAGTGGCCAACATTCCTTGCTTCTAGCAGAAGATGAGAACCGAAAGGAAGGGAGACACTGAACTCTGTGACGCAGTCTAAACTTCTTTGTGAAGCagtaaaggaaaatgtttacGTGACaaaactaagtgaaaaaaattcaaaagtgaaTATACACACTTCTACTTCGTCTATGAAGGATTAACTGGGACAAGTACTGCGCTGCTACTTTGCACGCTATGTGACTAGCACTGCAGTAACAGCACAAGAaaggggggaagaaggaagacagCCAAGTAGGAGTAACATTTTTATATCTCACTAGAATTCGGTATTTATCTGAAATAGACTCTGATAAGTTACAACAAACACTATAAACCCTTGAGCAGTAAGATAGTGACTCAAAAAATatggtgaaaaaaattttaaaggaactaAAATACCACACtagaaaatattcatataatgtaaaaaaaaaaaaaaaaaaaaaaaaagccacattaaatgtgaatggattaaTTAATCCAATCAAAAGGCAGGGACGGTCAGAccggatttaaaaaaaaaaaaaaattcaacaatatgCCATCTATAGGAGACACACCTTAGATTCAAAGATACAAAAAggctgaaagtaaaaggatggaaataaaCATATTACCCAAATAGCAACCCTAGGAAGCTGAAGTGGCTATTCTAATataagacaaaacagactttagaACAAAAAATGTTATCTAGAGACAAATAGGAACATTTTGTAATGATAAAAGGTCAGTTCACCAGGAAGAAAACCattataaacataaatgcaaCTAACAACAGACCttcaaatacacaaagcaaaaccaGCAGAATTTAAATAAGTGAACAATATAGCTGAAGATTTCAATACTTCACTTTCATTAATAGATACAACAACCAGGCAGAAGaccaaaaaggaaacagaagattaTAAGTCACCTAGACCTAAGAGACATCTACCAGCAGCAAAGCACATATTCTCCTTGAACACTTAtggaacagaaggaaatttggctaattcacaaatatatgaaaattaaacaaaacagttCTAAATAACCaacaggtcaaagaagaaatcacaagggaattcagaaaatactcaaaggtgaatgaaaataaagacacaatatacaaaaatatatgggATGTGGCTAAGGCACTGCTTAGAGGAAAACATACACCTGTAAATGCATACATTGAATacaagagtgaaaagacaacctacagaatgggagaaactaTTGGCAAATCACTTATCTGATAAGAGAcatattaagaatatataaagaattcttttaggggtgcctgggtggcgcagttggttaagcatctgactcctgatttcagttcaggtcgtgatctcacggctcacgagatcaagctccgcactgggctccgttgttgacagcgcagagcctgcttgggattgtctctctctacccctctatccccaccctctcaaaaaaaagaaacaaacgttaaaaaaaaattcttttaaactcAACAAGTATGCAAACAGCCCAAATACACATTTCTCTAAGATACAAATGGTGGatatgcacatgaaaagacactcaacatcattcaccatcagggaaacgcaagtcAAAACCCCACCAGCTGTCTATTAGTCTCTGCATCGATGTACgcaataaatacacaaattattcaataaacacagaaagaacagaacaatGGAGAAAAGTGGCATGGCAGACAGAGTTTCTCTCTACAGGCTAACCCGAGATAAACAATGTGACtctgaattcagtaaaatcagtAGCTTACTCCCTAGAAGCGGAGCTCACCCAGGTGCTAACAGTTAGACAAGGCTTCAGGCCTTTTAGGAACCGTTTCCTAGCAGTAATCAGACCAACATCTGGAAGGAGGAGGCTAGGACTCTTGGCTTCCCCGGCAAGACCTCTTAAGAGAACTATCCGTGGAGAAATGGTATTTCTCTGCTTGCTAGAGTTATGTACTAGAGCTGGATGAAAACCTGTAAAACAGGCAGCCCAGGGTGCTGCACGTCCCTATGTTCTTGGTGCAGAGGAGATCCCAGAGGGAGGAACGAACCAggagcccctccccgccccccatctcaGAGGAAGGCCTACTCTGATGGCCTGCTGCTTGACAGTAACGAGCAGCAGGATGGTAAGGTGGCTGCTTTCTCCCGGACTCACCATCCAAACACCTGTTGTTATACTTCTTATATGCCGTAATGGCATCATCCTTCTTCACGAAGACCACCTCTGCTACCCCAGGATGGACCAGCCGAGCCCTTTTGAGGGctccacacacacagaaaagctcCTGCAAAGAACAAGAGGGGTTAGCATCATCATAGGAGAATGTGGGGCCATTATACTGCCTGCCTGCCATTCACACACTCCAGGGGGCTCTGGGTAGACTGGTGGCTACACTCCAGTTGAATATGCCCAATGCCCAGGATTTCAGGGAGGTGCCATTTTAGGTGCCTCTCGCTGTGGGACCAGATGAGGGGACAAGCTTAGCTGGCAGCAAGAAATGGGTCTGGGCTTATAAGCCTTGGAGTCCCTCCGCCCCCAGCAGGGCATCCCAAAGTCCTGCTTCGGCATCCACTTCTCAACAGAGAATTTCTCTGAGAGCTCTGTCATGGAAAGGAACATGTAGGCTCATCACAGGTAGTGGTTGCTATGTCACCTGGGAATGTGCAAGTTAGTTCTCTGACAATGAGTTTtctcttctgggggggggggggacgggggggggggggggaaggaaggtcTCACCTACTTCCCAGGGCTGCTGAAAGCCCAAGTGAAGTCATTTTTCAGGGCAGTGCTTTGTACACGTGTCACTGCCAGCACCATGTCCTCTGACGCCTCATCGTGTCTTGCAGAGCAGGAGGTGAGGCCAGAGAGGGAACATGGAAATGGCCCACGGAGGCCGACTCCCACCCATGCCGTTTCTACACTAGTAACTCCCTTCACAAGGTTGTTACGAGGACAAAAAGGCTTACAAAAAAGTCACAGAAtgatttggtttattttatttaaaaaattttttaaaaaatgtttgtttatttttgagacagagggaggcagagtgtgaatgggggaggggcacagagagaggaagacacagaattcgaagcaggctccaggctccgagctgtcagcccagagcccgatgcggggctcgaacccacgaaccatgagatcgtgacctgagccgaagtcggacgcttaactgactgagccacccaggtgccccaaggaatgatttgtttttaatgataaagTGGAAAATGTTAAATTCCAAAACCAAAATGTGGAACTGAATACTGAGTGTGATCCCAACTTCATTACTGCTGTTCTCCACACATTACCTGTGTCGGTAAAGACGGGAGGGTGGCTACTACCAGCGGTTACTCTGCGTGGTGGTGAGCACAGGCAGTCAGTTTCCACGACCCTGCATACAAAGTACCTGCcacctagtaagtgctcaataggggcgcctgggtggctctgtcggttaggcgtctggctcttgatttcagctcaagtcacgatctcatggtcctgggatggagccccgtgtcaggctctgtgctgacaacgcggCGCCTGCTCTGgattcccacccctcccccccacccccccacccccccccaccggcctTCCCCCGCGTGTGTGTgcctatctttctctctctaataaatttaagaaaaacaaaaacaagtattcgataaatggtagctattactaCTTCtgtaatcaggaaaaaaaatgttttaatcccTTATTAATTCGTGAAGTATTAGGCAAAGTAGGCTACAACCTCCACCGTGCGTACCATTCACTGGTGAGCCTGCTTCCTTCTCAAAGCCATCCCACAGCAGTCACGTTTCACAACCGAAACCACTGTCAAGCGAGGCGGCCACTATGGGCTGTGACTGAATTTGGTGCGTTCATTCCGTGATCTGACAGTTCACAGCTAAAACGGgacctggacttttttttttttttttttcaatgttttttatttatttttgggacagagagagacagagcacgaacgggggaggggcagagagagagggagacacagaatcggaaacaggctccaggctccgagccatcagcccagagcccgacgcggggctcgaactcacggaccgcgagatcgtgacctggctgaagtcggacgcttaaccgactgcgccacccaggcgccccaaggggacCTGGACTTTTAAACTAATGGTGGGCTTTTTTGGCGCCCGAATGAAAACAAGGCAGACAAGCAGTGCCAGCTGGACCCGGCCGCCTGCTTCCCAGGTTTAGGTTCTGTCCATGAACTAAAGGTGGGACAGGACAGACCAGGGCAATCTAGAAAAGCCAACCACCAAGCAACACCAACCCATCCCATTCCTTTTACTTTGGAATCATCGTGAAACCCCTGGAGGAGGCAGAAGTTCCAAAGGCTCACAGGAAGATAGGAACCACCGGACTTTACGCCACGGAACAAGAGGATCTCATTCGAGACCCATCCAGCACGGTGCCCTGGCCCTGATTTAGAAGCTGTGAAGAACAGAGTTGACACAGCCGGTCCGACTGCTATCTTCTCAAAGACCGGCTTCCAAGGCTGCGTCCTGGCTGGTGTTTGGGAACTTGGAATTTGGGACGCCCACCACCCTAATCGATAAGAGTGGTTCACTGAGCCTAAACTGTGCGAACGATGTGgtttatgctgaacacctgctttcctccGGGGCATCTTGGAATGCTGGTACGCACTGGCAGAGGGTGCCTACGTAACTAGTTCCTGATAAAAACCCTGGCACTGAATCTGCAATGAGCTTCCCTGGTTTCACGCGTCACAACTCGCTGCTGGGAAAGAGAGTGCATCCTGACTCCACGGGAGAAGAATCCAGAATTTGCACCTGGACCCCCGGCCTTTGCCCCACGagcctttttccctttgctgatctTGCTTTGGATCCTGTAATAAACCCTGGGCCTGACGTGACTCCACACGGGGTCCCGTGAGCCCTCCTAAAGAACCAGCAAACCTGGCGGTGGTCTTGGGGGCCCCTGACACAGAAGCGACTTGAGATGTAAGATTCTGGCAGGATACAGTACTCACCACGATGTCCTCCTCAGTGACTCGAGGGTGCAGATTGTTCACTGTCATCTTGGTGCCTTCCAAGGGGCTGAGGACAGGCTGCCAGACAAGACAGTTACCAGAAGTCACACAACAGCTATGCACTCAACAGCAGCATGTGCTCTGGGCCAGCGGCCAGGAAGGCCCAGAGGAAACCCCCCTAGAGGGCCCGTCACGATCAGGCCCCACCACCCCATGCTAAGGGCCAGAACCTCTCATCACCTCCCCGATATGCCAGACACTTTCAGGCCTCTGAGCCTCTCCATGGAATGCCACTCATGTTTCAAGACCCACCCGGCTCAGGTGGACCTTCTGCTTGAAGCCTTCCCTGCTTGCCCAGGGGACCAATGCTCTGTCCTCAGTGCTCCCAGCAGCTCTCCTCTGGACAGACCTCCATTCTACCGCCAGACAAAATTGCTCCGTCTGCACCACCTCTGTCCACCCCACTCGCCTGGAAGCAACCGAAGGGCAGGGGCCACCGGGTCTCAGTTTGCTCGCTTGTGAAATGGAGGTGGCCACGTCTGCCTACCTCACGGAGGTGCCATGAGGACGCGACACGGCACGCACAACACACTGCCCACCCAGCACGGCCTGACTCTCCACTGGTATGCTCGCTTTCTCTCCTTCACCTTCACCTCACCTCAGCAGGCGGCAGTTCTTTGGGAGGCTCCTCCTTGTTCACTAGCGTCCGAGACATGTTGGTCAAGGCTTTTGTTcgaacagaggaggggagggcaggagctGTGTATGCATCATTCTGAACCACTTTGGTGAGAGGGAGGGCCTTGGACACGGAGAACTTGGAACTGCTCAGTCCGGCCTAAACAAGAGGCAGACAGGAATCTGAGGGGCTagagaagaaggggagagaa
This window contains:
- the POLDIP3 gene encoding polymerase delta-interacting protein 3 isoform X2 translates to MADISLDELIRKRGAATKGRLNARPGIGGVRSRVGTQQSLLSQPARTATFQQRFDARQKIGLSDARLKLGVKDAREKLLQKDARFRIKGKVQDAREMLNSRKQQSAVPQKPRQVADAREKISLKRNSPAAFMSPPIGTVTPALKLTKTIQNVYDLEDDDDAVAPIPSKQMKFAASSSFLHHVAGLSSSKFSVSKALPLTKVVQNDAYTAPALPSSVRTKALTNMSRTLVNKEEPPKELPPAEPVLSPLEGTKMTVNNLHPRVTEEDIVELFCVCGALKRARLVHPGVAEVVFVKKDDAITAYKKYNNRCLDGQPMKCNLHMNGNVITSDQPILLRLSDSPSVKKESELPRRVNSTASSNPPAEVDPDTILKALFKSSGASVTTQPTEFKIKL
- the POLDIP3 gene encoding polymerase delta-interacting protein 3 isoform X1, encoding MADISLDELIRKRGAATKGRLNARPGIGGVRSRVGTQQSLLSQPARTATFQQRFDARQKIGLSDARLKLGVKDAREKLLQKDARFRIKGKVQDAREMLNSRKQQSAVPQKPRQVADAREKISLKRNSPAAFMSPPIGTVTPALKLTKTIQVPQQKAMAPLHTHPAGMRINVVNNHPAKQNVYDLEDDDDAVAPIPSKQMKFAASSSFLHHVAGLSSSKFSVSKALPLTKVVQNDAYTAPALPSSVRTKALTNMSRTLVNKEEPPKELPPAEPVLSPLEGTKMTVNNLHPRVTEEDIVELFCVCGALKRARLVHPGVAEVVFVKKDDAITAYKKYNNRCLDGQPMKCNLHMNGNVITSDQPILLRLSDSPSVKKESELPRRVNSTASSNPPAEVDPDTILKALFKSSGASVTTQPTEFKIKL